A genome region from Neoarius graeffei isolate fNeoGra1 chromosome 21, fNeoGra1.pri, whole genome shotgun sequence includes the following:
- the LOC132869942 gene encoding putative nuclease HARBI1, with protein MERAVKRKRVFRDRTNPLEVYNDDEIISRFRLTREAILRLTDELGEVLGPTTERSHSIPALLQVCTALRFYATGSFLNTVGDTVGLSKASVSQVAYRASGALSERLPQFPTEPAELSRLKRGFYNISRFPNVVGAIDGTHVKVQAPSENEHLFINRKGYHSLNIQALCDHNLKFLNCVAHWPGSVHDSRILQNSQLCEAFEEGIIDGILLGDSGYPLKPWLLTPFLNPTTPAQRKYNAAHCSTRNTIERAFGVLKRRFHCLHGELRMIPDRVCNIVCATVVLHNMARDLQLPDPEEEEGVVHHNVEDREDEEDQQGAGRFIFNCIPGEGEDMESEWTMFLTSIAEAAVQSCNCKVVGARRP; from the exons ATGGAAAGAGCAGTGAAACGCAAAAGAGTTTTCAGGGACCGGACTAACCCACTGGAGGTTTATAATGATGATGAAATAATTTCTCGGTTTAGATTGACTAGAGAAGCCATCCTTAGGCTGACGGATGAATTGGGAGAAGTGCTAGGGCCTACAACAGAAAGAAGCCACAGCATTCCAGCTCTGCTGCAGGTTTGCACCGCATTAAGATTTTATGCCACAGGCAGCTTTTTAAATACTGTTGGAGACACAGTGGGCCTTAGTAAAGCCTCTGTCTCCCAGGTGGCGTACAGAGCGTCAGGGGCACTCTCAGAAAGGCTTCCCCAATTCCCTACCGAACCCGCTGAGTTATCCCGTCTCAAAAGAGGTTTTTACAACATCTCAAGGTTCCCCAACGTTGTGGGAGCCATCGATGGGACACATGTGAAAGTACAGGCACCATctgaaaatgaacatttgttcATTAACAGAAAAGGCTACCACAGTCTCAACATTCAGGCTCTGTGTGACCACAATTTAAAGTTTTTAAATTGTGTGGCCCACTGGCCAGGATCGGTTCATGACTCGAGGATCCTCCAAAATTCTCAACTGTGCGAGGCATTTGAGGAGGGCATCATTGATGGCATCTTGTTGGGCGATTCTGGGTACCCTCTGAAGCCATGGCTCCTGACTCCCTTCTTGAACCCCACCACCCCTGCACAGAGGAAATACAATGCAGCACACTGCTCAACAAGAAACACAATTGAGAGGGCCTTTGGAGTCCTGAAACGGAGGTTCCACTGTCTGCATGGAGAGCTGAGGATGATCCCTGACAGAGTGTGCAACATTGTGTGTGCAACTGTTGTTCTGCACAACATGGCAAG GGACCTTCAGCTACCTGACCCAGAAGAAGAGGAGGGAGTTGTCCATCATAATGTAGAAGACAGAGAGGATGAAGAGGACCAGCAAGGAGCTGGTCGATTT AtcttcaactgcataccagggGAGGGTGAGGACATggagtccgagtggaccatgttcctcacctccattgctgaggcggccgTGCAGAGCTGCAACTGCAAAGTTGTTGGTGCCCGtcgtccctga